Proteins found in one Arachis stenosperma cultivar V10309 chromosome 8, arast.V10309.gnm1.PFL2, whole genome shotgun sequence genomic segment:
- the LOC130945978 gene encoding uncharacterized protein LOC130945978: MEEVEVEVEVEVEVEVGEGQTGRGRERGRVGTLGGEGGGSEGEGGGGGGGKGRGKGKEESGEGDGGSVGGGGVAVGVDDDVDFIDVFLGGGGKGGGGWWGEGETGGWGRGEGETGGGGGGKGRRGGRDRGWGRGGVGVDGGGKGEIGGVGEGGRGDPNEDVGGRAATKTVEDAAAAATKTGSEAATFKLQ, from the exons ATGGAAGAA gtggaggtggaggtggaggtggaggtggaggtggaggtgggGGAAGGGCAGACGGGGAGGGGGCGGGAGAGGGGACGGGTGGGGACGCTGGGGGGGGAAGGGGGAGGCAGTGAGGGGGagggtgggggtgggggtggggggaaGGGGAGGGGAAAGGGGAAAGAGGAAAGCGGGGAGGGGGACGGCGGCAGCGTTGGTGGTGGTGGAGTGGCAGTGGgtgttgatgatgatgttgattttATTGATGTTTTTCTTGGTGGTGGAGGTAAAGGTGGTGGTGGATGGTGGGGGGAAGGGGAGACCGGAGGGTGGGGGAGGGGGGAAGGGGAGACCGGGGGTGGGGGTGGCGGGAAGGGGAGACGGGGAGGGAGAGACCGGGGGTGGGGTAGGGGTGGGGTGGGGGTGGATGGTGGGGGGAAAGGGGAGATCGGAGGGGTGGGGGAGGGGGGAAGGGGCGAcc CAAACGAGGATGTTGGCGGAAGAGCTGCAACGAAGACCGTCGAAGATGCTGCTGCAGCGGCGACAAAGACCGGATCAGAGGCAGCGACGTTTAAGCTGCAATGA